From the Prochlorococcus marinus CUG1416 genome, the window ATAAGTTCAGGCATTCTTTTTTTGTATTGATTAATTCCATCTCTAATCCAAATTTTCTTTATTTTGCCGATAGCATAAATTGTTAATCTATTACTCTGAAGCATAGGTAAATATTAAATTTAATTATTCCTCAAGAAGATAATTAAATTCATCATACAGTTTCTCTTCATTTGTTAATTTCTTAGAATAATTAGCTTTTCTAGAATTCATATTGATTTGATTAAGCTCGCTTTTTCTTAGTGAATGATTAACATTAGAAGTCTTGTCTAGAGATTCTGAATTGTCAATTAACGAATAAAAAATTTTATTGGGATCTTCTGATTTAAGTTGCATTTTGGTTGAATTATCGTTGTCATATATTTTTGAATAATTACTTACATTACTAGTATTGTTATTGAAATTTTTATTTTTTTTATATTTATTGAGTTTATCTAAATTTTTTTTTGATAAGCTCATGATATAAAGTATTAAATAAATTCATATTTAATTTAAACATATTATTTATCTTTTAGATGAATTCTAAAAACTATCATCAAAAAAAAAGATTTGGACAACATTGGTTGGTAAATAAAAAAATATTAGAAAAAATTAAGGAGGTTGCTGATCTAAATGAAAATGACTTTATTTTAGAAATCGGGCCAGGAAGAGGAGCTTTAACCTCTAAGTTATTAGATTCAGAAATCAGAAAATTGCATGCAATTGAATTAGATAAAGATTTAATTAATTTATTGAATATTAAATTCAATAATAATGTTAAGTTTTCACTTCAGCAGGGAGATATTCTTTCTGTGAATTTAGATTCGATTAATAATAAGATTACAAAAGTGGTTGCAAATATCCCCTACAATATAACTGGCCCAATATTGGATATATTTGTAGGGAGATTGGGTGTTATTAGAAACTATAATTACGCAAAGATAATTTTTTTAATGCAGAAAGATGTTGTAGATAGGATTTTGTCACAGGAAGGAAGTTCAAATGCTGGTGCGCTTAGTATAAGAATGCAACTTTTATCAAAAATAAAAAAAATTTGCGATGTAGAGCCTTCATCATTTAGTCCACCTCCTAAAGTTTTTTCATCTTTAGTCGTTTTTGAACCGTTAAAAAAAGATTTACGTTTAGATATTAGTGTAGAAAAATATATAGATAAACTTCTTCGTATTTCATTTAATTCAAGAAGAAAAATGCTTAGAAATACTCTTAATTCAATACTTTCAAATGAAGAAATAAATGAATTATCTGAATCTTCAAAAATTTGTTTTAATTTAAGACCACAAGATATTTCAATTAACCAATGGATTAAGCTTGCAGAAAATTGTATTAAAATTAAAAAATAAAATTTCATGATATGCAAGATCTATCTAAAGGAAAAATTATTTTAAAATCTCCTGCAAAAATAAATTTGCACTTAGAAGTTATTGGAAAAAGAGATGATGGATACCATGAATTAGCAATGATTATGCAGAATATTGATCTTTCTGATTATTTGGAATTGGAAATTAATAATGAAGGTTTAATTAAACTTGAATCTGATTGTAATAATTTAAGCGTGTCTAGTGATAACTTAATCGTTAAATCTGCCAATCTATTAAAGAAAATATCGAATATAGATTTCGGTGCAAATATATTTTTAAGAAAAAATATTCCAATAGGTGCAGGATTAGCTGGTGGATCAAGTAATGCAGCAGCAACATTAATTGGTCTTAATAAACTATGGAACTTAGAACTAGATCAAAATACATTAGTTTCATTGGCATCAAGTTTAGGATCAGATATTCCTTTTTTTATTAATGGTGGTATCCAATTATGTTTTGGAAGAGGCGAAATTTTGGAGAAATTAGATCCAAACTTTGAATATGGGGTACTTCTTTTAAAAAATCCAAGTGTATCAGTATCTACTGCTGAAACTTATAAAAAATATAGTAATAGATTTTGTGATGAATATCTTACGAGTAGAGAAATGATTCAGAAGACAAGAAAAAATCTAAGGGATAATGGTTTAACTGGATTAAATTTCGATAATCAACTAATTTCTATAAAAAATGATTTGCAGTTAGTTGTTGAAAATGAGAATGATTCTGTAAAGCAGGCATTATATTTACTTTCTAAATTAAAAAATTCTCTTACATTCTCAATGAGTGGATCAGGACCTACTTGCTTTGCCCTCTTTAAAGATTTTGAGACTGCTGAAAAAGAATTAAATGCAAATTATAAATTATTTAAAGATAAAGGTTATGATTCATGGGTTTGTAAGTTACTTGAAAAGGGAATAACATTCATTTAAATTTTTACTATGAACAAAAATAATATTGTGTCACAAAATAGTATAAATAAAAATAGTGAGAATATTAAAAATAATATTCCCGAAAAAGGCCCTTTAAATTTTATAGTTGGATCATTAACAAGTTTTTTATTATTTATATTTTTTTATTTCTTAAGTAATAAAATTGCAATTTATTTTTCAATACATAAACCATCTAATTCTTCTGAAATAGTCCAAAGTATTTCATCTAGTATTAATACTTTAATAATTGGATTATCTTTTTTGCTAACTTTTTCTTTCGCTTTTATAGGATTTGGACTTTTCATTGTATTTATTCGCAGTTTTTTTCTGAAGAAAAGTTGAATAACAAATATTATAAAAAAAACGCTTTATTTGAATGTCTTTACATGATCTAGGCCTCTTAATTCTTTTGCTATCACCAGGAATGATTTTGTCAATATTACTACTTATAACCTTTGCAGAAGGAGGATAAATTAACCAGAATGGTAAGATTTATATATCTGATTAATTAGGTAATTAATTGTGGCTGGAACATTATTGTTTAATGCTTTGAAAGAGGCAATTGATGAAGAAATGGCAAATGATGTTAATGTTTGCGTTATGGGTGAAGATGTTGGTCAATATGGAGGTTCATATAAGGTAACTAAGGATTTATATGAAAAATATGGTGAGTTAAGAGTATTAGATACTCCAATTGCAGAAAATAGTTTTACAGGTATGGCTGTGGGTGCAGCCATGACTGGGTTAAGACCAATAGTAGAAGGAATGAATATGGGTTTTTTGCTTTTGGCGTTTAATCAGATATCGAATAATATGGGTATGCTTAGATATACAAGTGGTGGAAATTATAAGATACCCGCAGTAGTTCGAGGTCCTGGAGGAGTTGGCCGTCAACTTGGTGCTGAACATAGTCAAAGACTTGAAGCATATTTTCATGCAGTTCCTGGTATAAAAATTGTGGCATGCAGTACTCCCACAAATGCTAAAGGTCTAATGAAAGCAGCGATAAGAGATGATAATCCGGTTCTGTTTTTTGAACATGTACTTTTATACAACTTGACTGAAGAATTACCAGAGGGCGATTATACCTGTGCACTAGACCAAGCTGATGTCGTAAAAGAGGGAAAGGAT encodes:
- the rsmA gene encoding 16S rRNA (adenine(1518)-N(6)/adenine(1519)-N(6))-dimethyltransferase RsmA, which codes for MNSKNYHQKKRFGQHWLVNKKILEKIKEVADLNENDFILEIGPGRGALTSKLLDSEIRKLHAIELDKDLINLLNIKFNNNVKFSLQQGDILSVNLDSINNKITKVVANIPYNITGPILDIFVGRLGVIRNYNYAKIIFLMQKDVVDRILSQEGSSNAGALSIRMQLLSKIKKICDVEPSSFSPPPKVFSSLVVFEPLKKDLRLDISVEKYIDKLLRISFNSRRKMLRNTLNSILSNEEINELSESSKICFNLRPQDISINQWIKLAENCIKIKK
- the ispE gene encoding 4-(cytidine 5'-diphospho)-2-C-methyl-D-erythritol kinase; its protein translation is MQDLSKGKIILKSPAKINLHLEVIGKRDDGYHELAMIMQNIDLSDYLELEINNEGLIKLESDCNNLSVSSDNLIVKSANLLKKISNIDFGANIFLRKNIPIGAGLAGGSSNAAATLIGLNKLWNLELDQNTLVSLASSLGSDIPFFINGGIQLCFGRGEILEKLDPNFEYGVLLLKNPSVSVSTAETYKKYSNRFCDEYLTSREMIQKTRKNLRDNGLTGLNFDNQLISIKNDLQLVVENENDSVKQALYLLSKLKNSLTFSMSGSGPTCFALFKDFETAEKELNANYKLFKDKGYDSWVCKLLEKGITFI
- a CDS encoding DUF3082 domain-containing protein, which produces MNKNNIVSQNSINKNSENIKNNIPEKGPLNFIVGSLTSFLLFIFFYFLSNKIAIYFSIHKPSNSSEIVQSISSSINTLIIGLSFLLTFSFAFIGFGLFIVFIRSFFLKKS
- a CDS encoding pyruvate dehydrogenase complex E1 component subunit beta, yielding MAGTLLFNALKEAIDEEMANDVNVCVMGEDVGQYGGSYKVTKDLYEKYGELRVLDTPIAENSFTGMAVGAAMTGLRPIVEGMNMGFLLLAFNQISNNMGMLRYTSGGNYKIPAVVRGPGGVGRQLGAEHSQRLEAYFHAVPGIKIVACSTPTNAKGLMKAAIRDDNPVLFFEHVLLYNLTEELPEGDYTCALDQADVVKEGKDLTLLTYSRMRHHCLKAVEELDKKGIDVELIDLISLKPFDMETIAKSIRKTNKVIIVEECMKTGGIGAELIALITEECFDDLDARPIRLSSQDIPTPYNGNLENLTIIQPHQIVEKVEHLITGSI